From the Oleiphilus messinensis genome, one window contains:
- a CDS encoding SDR family NAD(P)-dependent oxidoreductase, which yields MKNTVLITGASNGIGKGLAYEYAKRGCDIALLARNEDSLQNIVSDIQKRFPTVKAKYYILDVTKTDTVLTTLEQAFEEFGKMDIVIANAGIAGGGKAGSGKLSEDIAIFETNVIGAIATIDSAVNLLKRQGEGQIVAISSVAAFRGLPGAGAYCASKAALSTYMQSLQAELQPTPISSTILYPGYIDTDLNKNMKSRPFLITVDEASPIIANLIARKVKRSTVPVYPWKFIGTLLRVLPDSLFSAKK from the coding sequence ATGAAAAATACAGTTCTAATTACCGGCGCAAGTAATGGCATTGGCAAAGGATTGGCCTATGAATACGCAAAACGTGGCTGTGATATCGCTCTGTTAGCACGCAACGAAGATTCATTACAAAATATCGTTTCCGATATACAGAAGCGATTTCCAACCGTAAAAGCAAAGTACTATATTTTGGATGTTACTAAGACGGACACAGTTTTGACCACTCTTGAACAAGCTTTCGAGGAATTTGGCAAAATGGATATCGTCATTGCAAACGCCGGAATTGCGGGAGGCGGAAAAGCCGGATCCGGTAAACTGAGTGAAGATATTGCGATATTCGAAACCAACGTAATCGGCGCGATAGCTACGATTGATTCGGCAGTTAACCTGCTTAAACGACAAGGCGAAGGCCAGATTGTAGCGATATCTTCAGTTGCTGCATTTAGGGGTCTACCGGGCGCTGGAGCATATTGCGCATCAAAAGCAGCTCTAAGCACCTATATGCAATCACTACAGGCAGAACTCCAACCAACGCCCATTTCCAGCACCATTCTCTATCCAGGATACATTGATACCGACCTGAACAAAAACATGAAAAGCCGCCCCTTCCTGATCACAGTTGATGAAGCGAGCCCTATTATCGCAAACCTGATCGCCCGAAAAGTGAAAAGAAGCACAGTGCCCGTCTACCCATGGAAATTCATAGGCACCCTGCTTAGAGTCTTACCCGATAGTTTGTTTTCAGCCAAAAAATAA
- a CDS encoding glutathione S-transferase family protein, whose protein sequence is MITLYQYEISPFCDKVRRVLKYKGLEYKIEEISLLDTISGRLKKISDTGKVPSIEVDGRRITDSTEIAHYLEAHYPTPPLIPEDKREQALVHVFEDWADEALYFYEMQLRFIVKENAQKWIPKVAKNDPDFVKWIAPLAVPAAMAKVTKAQGVGRKSITTIKSELDTHFNSLNNWLENSEWLVGDKITLADISVFVQLYCLVGTEEGKAIMEQYPRVQDWMNRVSEATE, encoded by the coding sequence ATGATTACGCTTTATCAATACGAGATCTCCCCCTTCTGCGACAAAGTCCGACGCGTTTTAAAATACAAAGGACTTGAGTATAAAATTGAAGAAATATCGCTGCTAGACACCATTTCAGGTCGACTGAAAAAGATATCGGACACAGGAAAAGTACCGAGTATTGAAGTTGATGGACGACGAATTACCGATTCCACTGAAATCGCGCATTATCTTGAAGCTCATTATCCAACCCCGCCTTTGATACCCGAGGACAAACGCGAACAAGCACTTGTACACGTCTTCGAAGACTGGGCTGATGAAGCGTTATACTTCTATGAAATGCAGCTCCGCTTTATCGTTAAAGAAAATGCACAAAAATGGATACCTAAAGTCGCAAAAAATGACCCGGATTTTGTTAAATGGATTGCCCCTTTAGCCGTACCAGCCGCAATGGCAAAAGTGACTAAAGCGCAAGGTGTGGGCCGCAAATCGATCACCACAATCAAATCTGAACTCGATACCCATTTCAACTCGTTGAACAATTGGCTGGAAAATTCAGAATGGCTGGTTGGCGATAAGATCACACTCGCAGATATCTCTGTGTTTGTGCAACTTTACTGTCTGGTTGGCACTGAGGAAGGCAAAGCGATAATGGAGCAGTACCCGCGCGTTCAAGACTGGATGAATAGAGTATCAGAAGCTACCGAATAG
- a CDS encoding capsule assembly Wzi family protein: MDAYADPWLDNQDARLRHSLYVGLEYGVSQSPVSTWPMLWGNYAGRADFSYSQLRHTEHPDASNIQQETLSHLQFTDRQARGDGIQIEKKSTMASGYNLNPGFSTPWQEKKTLALSISYNNDFSASQLSVETADDPFDNKKFRFDNSYVSLAFSNWVVGAGTQTQWWGPGWDNSLLLSNNARPSPSIFLQRNYSKPDRDPAYHWTGNWQLRTFISTLEQSREDNKDLLSGARLNSRFGQSLELGLSYLMEWGDKKKTEINQNSRTSNSVSRFGFDISYSVSVLDQPVQIYGQFVQENDRGQNSHNNYELVGISTHFSYGKNQYRLFLEANDTRKNLLQQNQIPNYTYRGRSIGATFEGARQTSLGLFRFHPGGSEIYLKYSQIRDGKRAINYAAPDQFGIVSLTFKFPLMNSYVSTAVNYSDNAIGLKKDNQREPKFSASLQWQYRFK, from the coding sequence TTGGATGCATATGCAGATCCCTGGCTTGATAACCAGGATGCTCGCCTCCGACACTCCCTTTATGTAGGCTTGGAGTATGGTGTAAGCCAATCTCCTGTTTCCACTTGGCCAATGCTTTGGGGAAATTATGCAGGACGGGCTGATTTCAGCTACTCACAACTACGCCATACTGAACATCCAGACGCATCCAACATTCAACAGGAAACCTTAAGTCACCTTCAGTTTACCGACAGACAAGCCCGCGGTGATGGCATTCAAATCGAAAAAAAGAGCACAATGGCCTCTGGTTACAACCTGAATCCGGGATTCTCGACACCATGGCAGGAGAAAAAAACACTTGCACTCAGCATTAGCTATAACAATGATTTCTCAGCCTCCCAGCTAAGCGTTGAAACAGCCGATGATCCATTCGACAATAAAAAATTTCGTTTCGATAACTCATACGTTTCGTTAGCGTTCTCCAATTGGGTCGTGGGTGCGGGCACACAGACCCAATGGTGGGGTCCGGGCTGGGACAACAGTTTGCTGCTATCGAACAACGCAAGACCTAGCCCATCCATATTCTTGCAACGAAATTACTCAAAGCCTGACCGAGATCCAGCCTATCATTGGACGGGTAACTGGCAATTAAGAACATTTATTTCCACGCTGGAACAGAGCCGGGAGGATAATAAGGATTTATTGTCCGGAGCCAGATTGAACAGCCGATTTGGTCAATCCCTGGAACTTGGACTGTCATATCTCATGGAATGGGGGGATAAGAAAAAAACTGAAATCAATCAGAATTCCCGCACAAGCAACAGCGTAAGCCGTTTTGGATTCGATATCAGCTACTCTGTGTCTGTACTCGACCAACCTGTTCAGATTTATGGCCAGTTTGTACAAGAAAATGATAGAGGTCAAAATAGTCACAACAACTACGAACTCGTCGGGATTTCTACACACTTTTCGTACGGAAAAAACCAATACCGGTTATTTCTGGAGGCAAATGACACCCGCAAGAATCTATTACAGCAAAATCAAATTCCAAACTATACTTACCGGGGACGGAGCATTGGCGCGACCTTCGAAGGTGCGCGACAAACGTCATTGGGGCTCTTTCGCTTTCACCCTGGTGGTTCAGAAATTTACTTAAAGTACAGTCAAATCCGAGATGGCAAACGAGCAATTAACTACGCCGCACCGGATCAGTTTGGCATAGTCTCGCTAACGTTTAAATTCCCTCTAATGAATAGCTATGTCAGCACTGCCGTTAACTATTCAGACAACGCTATCGGGCTCAAAAAAGACAATCAACGAGAACCTAAATTCTCAGCATCATTACAATGGCAATATAGATTTAAATAA
- a CDS encoding SLBB domain-containing protein gives MFSKGVLPFAKILLLGISFLAIVFKLLVAPNIALAITPTQEQLAKFRQLPKSEKERLAKLAGIDLKTFSSTQSNFTSQPQENKIDEQRAQPEPKMLEPPVTHPLEEGNGTEALSDQDNRDAELLPFGYELFSNPISSFEALSQVPVPIEYVLGPGDTLNVQLFGQLNEYYELTVNREGQIQLPESGPVPVSGMKFEDAKELLKKQIKEKSIGVEVSISLGRLRSVQIFVIGDVEKPGAYTVSALSTMMNALLLSGGVKKIGSMRNIQLKRNSKHIATLDLYDLLLSGDASNDRRLLSGDIIFVPTVKESISIKGEVNRPAIYELKGNTTIGDALAMAGGMTPYAYPKLSSIERFNTKHRREVDTRDLSSPKSLSRSVSAGDIITIGKMSDHVTKAIHVEGSVLRPGIFEWREGIRVGDILQNITDFIDINADLNYSLIVREINPKRDIEVLNFDLGNAILHPASEKNPTLKPNDRILVFDRYEPRDVLLAPIIKQLKSQTKAGENTQLVKIEGGVNYPGAYPLPRNYRINDLLTASGGMIDNQEGPDFGIVVRPINIAGDIETLYIDLTKSVFEPQSGENILLQPQDKLIILTNNPPIRDEKIIEFESALESSYENRMNPTRQNQIRSNQIGQNSLGTPPTRLISEKNSSEPDTPSEYSRNSLIEPILNQLSRQARRDNPLSIVEIKGEVKFPGRYPLANGLTLTNLIKASGGLTESAYLLRAEINRMQLSQEGADIEHLTVSLEAALKHDEKNTNEITLNPRDVVSISKMPEWEENRAIEIAGEVTFPGSYEIHKGETLSQVIKRAGGITSYAYLKGAVFTRNQLRENEQQRLSELKSRLDADIAAALLKDSQDSPSGTKHALAEAKVLLERLNKIEPEGRLVIDLDSVVKDPKHNDIVLLSGDKLFIPQLKQSVSVIGEVQFPTSHLYDQALDIENYIERSGGTTPKADVARIYIVKANGSVILPNINNQWFWQQRENIEPGDTVVVPLDSERFNTITVWSDLSQIFYQLALGAAALNSF, from the coding sequence ATGTTTTCAAAGGGTGTGCTTCCATTCGCTAAAATACTCTTACTTGGTATTTCCTTTCTCGCGATCGTTTTTAAATTGCTGGTGGCACCAAATATTGCGTTAGCCATTACACCAACACAAGAACAACTCGCAAAATTCCGACAACTGCCTAAAAGTGAGAAGGAAAGACTTGCAAAGCTGGCCGGTATTGACCTTAAAACGTTTTCGAGTACGCAGAGCAATTTCACATCTCAACCTCAGGAAAACAAGATAGATGAACAAAGAGCACAGCCTGAACCAAAAATGCTGGAACCACCAGTAACACACCCCCTAGAAGAAGGTAATGGAACTGAAGCGCTATCCGATCAAGACAATCGAGATGCTGAATTACTGCCATTTGGATATGAGTTATTTTCCAACCCAATTTCATCCTTTGAGGCCCTATCTCAGGTTCCAGTCCCGATCGAGTATGTGCTAGGCCCTGGAGATACATTAAACGTACAACTTTTTGGACAATTAAATGAGTATTATGAACTAACCGTCAACCGGGAGGGCCAGATTCAGTTGCCCGAATCCGGCCCGGTTCCAGTATCAGGGATGAAATTTGAAGATGCAAAAGAACTACTCAAGAAGCAGATAAAAGAAAAATCTATTGGTGTGGAAGTAAGTATTAGCCTTGGTCGACTCCGTTCAGTTCAGATTTTCGTAATCGGAGACGTCGAAAAGCCCGGGGCTTATACTGTAAGCGCACTTTCGACCATGATGAATGCGCTGCTTTTAAGTGGGGGCGTAAAAAAAATTGGCTCGATGCGTAACATTCAATTAAAAAGAAACAGCAAACATATAGCAACTCTTGACCTATACGACTTGTTACTGAGCGGTGATGCAAGTAATGATCGGAGGTTACTCTCTGGAGATATCATATTCGTCCCAACAGTCAAAGAGTCTATCAGTATAAAGGGTGAAGTGAATCGGCCAGCCATATATGAGTTAAAAGGAAATACCACTATCGGTGACGCTCTTGCCATGGCTGGTGGCATGACACCTTATGCCTACCCCAAGCTTTCCTCAATTGAAAGATTCAACACAAAACATAGACGAGAAGTTGACACTCGTGACTTATCATCGCCAAAAAGCCTAAGCAGAAGTGTTTCCGCTGGAGACATCATAACAATAGGCAAAATGTCAGACCACGTTACAAAAGCAATTCATGTTGAAGGAAGCGTCCTGAGACCAGGCATATTCGAATGGCGTGAAGGTATAAGAGTTGGTGATATCTTACAGAATATCACCGATTTTATCGACATAAATGCAGATTTAAACTACAGCCTGATCGTCCGTGAAATAAACCCTAAACGGGATATCGAAGTACTCAACTTCGACCTCGGCAACGCAATTCTTCACCCCGCAAGTGAAAAAAACCCAACGCTGAAGCCAAATGATCGGATCCTTGTTTTTGATCGCTATGAACCCCGAGACGTATTACTCGCGCCAATCATAAAGCAACTTAAAAGCCAGACCAAAGCAGGAGAAAACACACAATTGGTCAAAATTGAAGGGGGAGTTAATTATCCGGGCGCATACCCTCTTCCACGCAACTACAGAATAAATGATCTGCTGACTGCATCTGGTGGAATGATCGACAATCAAGAAGGTCCTGACTTCGGAATTGTGGTTCGCCCAATAAATATCGCAGGCGACATAGAAACACTTTATATCGATTTAACGAAATCTGTTTTTGAACCACAATCTGGTGAAAACATATTGCTTCAGCCACAAGATAAACTCATCATTCTTACCAATAATCCACCAATCAGAGATGAAAAGATAATCGAGTTTGAGTCTGCACTGGAGTCGTCATACGAAAACAGGATGAATCCGACACGTCAAAATCAGATCAGATCAAATCAGATTGGTCAAAATTCACTAGGCACGCCCCCTACCAGATTAATATCCGAAAAAAACTCCTCCGAACCTGATACGCCATCAGAATACAGCCGTAATAGCTTAATTGAGCCCATATTGAACCAATTGAGCCGACAAGCGAGACGAGACAACCCTCTCAGTATTGTTGAAATAAAAGGCGAGGTTAAATTTCCTGGTCGCTATCCACTCGCGAATGGGTTGACATTAACAAATTTGATCAAGGCTTCAGGTGGGTTGACAGAGTCAGCCTATTTGCTCAGAGCCGAGATAAATCGTATGCAGCTTAGTCAAGAAGGCGCAGATATTGAGCATCTAACCGTCTCCCTTGAAGCCGCCCTCAAGCACGATGAAAAAAATACAAACGAGATAACACTGAATCCAAGGGATGTCGTATCGATCAGCAAAATGCCAGAATGGGAAGAAAACCGGGCGATCGAAATTGCTGGCGAAGTAACTTTCCCCGGTAGTTATGAAATTCATAAAGGTGAGACCCTTAGTCAAGTCATAAAACGAGCAGGAGGCATCACTTCATATGCCTACCTTAAAGGCGCAGTATTCACACGAAATCAACTACGAGAAAATGAACAACAAAGATTGTCTGAATTAAAATCTCGGCTTGACGCTGACATTGCAGCAGCATTACTAAAAGACAGCCAAGATAGTCCTAGTGGCACCAAACACGCTTTGGCTGAAGCCAAAGTACTACTGGAACGCTTAAACAAAATAGAACCGGAGGGACGCCTTGTCATTGATTTGGATTCAGTCGTTAAAGATCCAAAACATAATGATATTGTACTGTTGAGTGGAGATAAACTCTTTATTCCTCAATTAAAACAAAGTGTATCCGTTATCGGCGAAGTGCAATTCCCGACTTCGCACCTGTACGATCAGGCTCTCGACATTGAGAACTACATTGAGCGAAGCGGTGGCACAACTCCCAAAGCAGATGTAGCTAGAATCTACATAGTGAAAGCAAACGGATCAGTAATACTACCCAACATTAACAATCAGTGGTTCTGGCAACAAAGAGAAAATATTGAACCTGGAGACACCGTGGTTGTTCCACTTGACTCTGAGCGATTCAACACGATTACAGTCTGGTCTGACCTTAGTCAGATTTTCTACCAACTTGCTCTTGGAGCCGCAGCGTTGAACTCATTTTGA